Within Coffea arabica cultivar ET-39 chromosome 4e, Coffea Arabica ET-39 HiFi, whole genome shotgun sequence, the genomic segment AGTTTCGAGTTAATTGAGCTGAGTCTCAACATAATTTTACGAAACTCGAACTCAAATTTAAACTCGAATTCAACTCAAATTCGAGAGCTcgaacttaaaaaaaataaaaataattattttattttttaaaaatgaataaaataataaattttcttaacaaataataaaatattagggatatatgtaattttactattaaaataaaaatatatatatatatattcgagtTCGAATTAACTCGCGAACTAACGAGTTTAGTATTTTTTAATTCGAGTTCGACTTGGTTAGTTTGAATTTGATGTTGACCGAGTTCAAATCGAATTTGGACTCGAGCAGCTCTCGAGCTTGTAGCCCTAGCTGGGGCAATTTGTAGGTTTCATTAACATTACGTGTGAGTTGTGACATACTATTGACTCTTAATTACAGAAAGAGTTCACATATAAAAAAAAGGACTGAAAATCATGataaatataaatacaaaaattctaaaatcaAGAACGTAAACTATCGATAATTTATTTTTATCGCTTAAGCCGTACGTCAGATTTTCCCTACAGAAAATATAACTTATAATTAAGCCAAATCAAAATCATTTGGAATGTGAGAGAATTTTATCAgttattattaaattattattattattattattattatcaatttgtttggatagtgtattatttgaaatattatttggaataattactgtagcactttttgtgatgtgatgtatgtgagataaaaaggtggttggaaatataaaaGGGTAGGTTGGAAAATATATCTATAATGcaaacgaaatattatttggaataattgggatatccaaacaaacccaaatttGTAAATAAAGAATGGTGAGATGGAAGTTAGGCAATTGGCAGATTCTCACACTTGCCGAAGTTTCCTAGTGAGTGCCAGTAGGACACCAAAAGTAGACTCCCTGCTCACCAGTCACTAAAATCCACCCCACGCCGCAGCCCTCTCCATATCCCCCACAATTCCCCctcctttcttgttttctttttttctttctttttccttttccctacAATttgcattttcaattttttgcaataatcaatcaatcattCACACACGCAAGAACAGttgtaaaaattaatatatagtACTTATTAATCAACGAAAACAAGCCCtcgtttcttcttctctttagAAACTTCACTGCTTTTTACCTCCTCCTCCAAGGGCTCTATTCAGCTAAACCCTAGAGCCCTAACCCAGCCCCTTCTCTCAGGTAAATTCCCTTTTCATACGCATgcatatttttgttaatttggaTAAGGGTTTGATGCGTGGTAGTTTGATTTTGTTCTCTAAGAAATTAGTCAAGAAATTAGTGGGTTTGGAATATGGAATTAGATCTTGGGAACTATAGAAAGACCTGAACTTTCATTTCTTATTTGGGATTTAATCCCTTTATTTCGTTGTGCTGATTATCTGTTTTTGCAACGATGAAACCCAAATTAAAAGGCTGAAATTTACTTGTCAACCCAATTTGGAATTCTgtgcaaaaccctaatttcagtTTTTTGAGAATTTGGGGGAAAAGCTCGTTCTTTATCGTCTAGTTCAATTGACAAGAGGCTCAACTTCTAGCTGTAACCATAAAGGGGTGATAGGAAATTATGAGAATAAGTAGGATTTAACTTTTGATCGGGTAGATTAACGTATACGGTCTTATGCTAttgatttgattaattttgagttgGTTTTAGTTTGATGGTTTACTATGGGATTTGTAGGTGGTTTGAAATGTCGACTCCAGCTAGGAAGAGGCTGATGAGAGATTTTAAGAGGTTGCAGCAGGACCCACCCGCTGGCATCAGTGGTGCACCTCAAGACAATAACATTATGCTCTGGAATGCTGTGATATTCGGGTGAGCTTTCGACGGAGTTGTTTTGAAACTACATACTGTTATTGCGAGTGAATTACGTTTGCATATATGgataattttatttgtttgcgTGGTTTTTCATTCACTAGTTGGTAAAacgttttctggtttcttttctGGTGTGGATTGCAGTCCTGATGATACACCTTGGGATGGAGGTAAGTCGATCATAACACTCAAAGTTTGTTCTTGCTAAGTCGATGACATTGATGGGTGATGTGTTGGTCCATGGCTTTCAATGCTTTCTGTATGACTTTGAATTATCATACTGTGAAGTTGATGTCCTGAATGGGTGAAGTTTTGGTCCGTGGCTTCTAAAGCTTGTCTATGACTTTAAATTATGAAACTGTGTAATCTTTTTAGGGTGGAATCAAGTCTACTGTGCTTCACTTGCCTTTAGTTTGTTGAACAACCAGTTATCGTGTAGCTTTGCTAACCTATTCAATGTTTATGTTTAGCATATACATTCAATTGAGTTTTCACTCTGGTCAATGTCCAGACTTCATTTATGAGTTTCACATGTATGTGATGCATCTGAATTTCTAGGATCTAAAGCTCGAGGATACAGTGAAATTTTGCTTCAACTAATTTTTCTGTATAAAGTCAAGTGTTATCCTGCCTCTGAAGCCACTATGTTTGCTCCACAGATGTACTTTTCTGATGTGCGCCTGTTGCTTTTGTTGGTTTAAAGTCGGAAGCCATTTATTTTAAGGAAAATGCATAGAAATGATACAAGTTCATTCTTCTCCTGTTCTCAGTATCTTGTGTCCTAACTTTGAAGCTAGAACATCTGGCACGTCCATTCTTTCCTTTGGAGATATATTGGATGTAAATATGTTTGCTTTGGCTTTAGGACTAGTATTTTGGTTACAGTGCATCTCTATGAACTTGATGGATCCTTATCTAACTTAATTGACCTTTGCTCTTGTACATAAAGAGGGAAATTGGAGATGTATGTTATAGTTATGAACTGCTAAACAATTCATCATAGACAATACTATTGCTTTTATAGCCTTATTTGCATTGCAAGTGGTACCCTACAAAAACTATTTATTTCTGGTGTTGGGGTGATTTTTTTACTCTTTATCTATATGTAGAGGAGGGATATGTttaggtttaattttttttttttgaagatttttcCATGATAAAGaaagtatgacatgcacaaGAAGCCTTCAGCTCTTTGTTGATTGACTTGGCTTATAGTGTCTTTTGGAAATCAATTGTAAGGTTTCGTACTATGTAAGATGTTGATTATGATCCTGGTTCATCGATTCTTCCAAGACATGTTGACAATGGGATGACTTCTATGATCTCTTGTTCACAGAAATACCCTGGGGAAGTTTAGGTGGGAAGTCTGCAATTCGGACTTCCATACTCTACCACACAAGTGTCCAAATGCATGGTGCTGCATGCATTTGATTGGTTGCATTTGTACACTTGGCATCTATAGAAGTTGGAATTTTCCTGCAGAGTGCCTACTTGACAGTTTTTATATATAAATCAGTACATGTGTGAGAGTAGATGGACAGGAAAGTGCTAACAGTTGGTCCAGATTATTCATTTGCGGGGGATTATTTCATTATTTAAGTGCAAAacggaggaaaaaaaagagatctCTGAAACCAAAAAACAATGTGATAGAGTAGGTAGGAGGAGAATAGagcttaaaagaaaaataaggttCTTCCAAGGGTTTTTTGGCACAATATCGGGAGCATTTGGATAACTGTATTGACATGATTTCTGTGATTCTTGTGACATGACATGTCATTTGTCTATGAAACATAACATTGTGAAATGTTTCACATAGTGATGTCAAATGGATGTCAaaatttgtgtgatttttaactGATACACTAAGTCATACTTAATGCTATACTTTCCCTAGAATATTTAGGCAATGTGACAATGAGATAATGTTTGTCGTATAAACAATCCATCAGAGAATTATGTAGGTTGCTTACCTGAATGCAATtattattcaaaattaagaaaatattttatttttaatctttttccAAGTATAAAAGTTGGTAGTCGTACAGTTGACTTTCAAGTTGATCTTCCACAATTCGACTTCTAAAAATCAGAAATATAATAAGAATAGAAATAATAGGGAAACAAATCAGAACGGTACTCGTCTTTGGCTAATTCCTTAGATTAtacgtgaaaaaaaaaactcggtCAAATGTTGCTCTGACAATGAGTATGTATTAAACTAGgacaatttttttaataaagcaCTGATGCTACCGTGCTTAATCAGTATGGTAGCAGCTGTcaagtcaagaaaaaaaaacctgaCTTGCTCTCTGTTCTGGTTgaccagattttttttttttagaaaaaattgtCTCAGCACGGCAGGGgtgtttttattaaaaaaagtgTTTGCTTGAGGTAATTTGTTTTCGGTCATgtggaagagtttttcttttggCATTTGTTCTTGACCCACTTAAAGCTCATTGAAGTGCCACTCTTCAGCTTTTGCGCGCCAGCAGTGGCTATTGATTTGGCTTTGTTGAATCCTGAGGCCGGTTTCTTGTTATTTCCAGCATCATTGGTTGCAGTGGAGGTGTCATCTTCGTCCATGGCACCAATTCCTCCCGCACCCCATTGATCTGCTCAGTCCGTCAGTAGCCATTTTTCTTTGGATCTAAAAACTAGGGACAGATAATTCAGAATCAACAACTAAAATCAATTGCAATAAACCTAATAAACCTAAGCCTTTGCTTTCCTGAATAAACCTAAACCTTTACTTTCCTGAATGGAAAATATACTGATGCCAATGAATTGCAAGATACATAATAGTAATGAAAGTTGACGAGGAAGACCCTGAAATGATGATGACAAATGTCTCCAAAGATCTCAAGAAGAATGGGAAAGATATACACAAAGAAAATCAACCTACAAAGGGAATTACCTTGCTTGGATTTAATCTTGAGGGCTGATGCTGCTGGTTCCTATGAAGAAGAAAGTGACGATGAAAAGCTTTAAGGGAACATGAAGAGATTAGTGGGGAGGTTGTATCTTGCATGTGGATAGGCAACATTTGACCAAGTGTTGTACAgtattgttttccttttttatctttACTTTAGTAAGAATAGTACCAATCGTGTCCACTATTTCTACTTAATAGCCCTGTCTTGTAGTTGGTTAGGTTATGGGGCTACTCCAATTaatcggtttttttttttttaaataaaaacacCCCTGTGCAGCAATAGtaccaataaaattttttttttaaaaaattctggTCAAAGGCTGCACGACTGTGCAGCCTTTTCCAGAACAGAGAGCAagtcagttttttttttgactcaacAGCTGCTACCATGCTGATTAAGCACGGTAGCGTCAGtgctttattaaaaaaattgtcCTGCACGTTTAGTACACACTCAATGTCAGAGCAACATTCgaccgaattttttttttttcacgtaTAATCTAAGGAATTAGCCCTTGTCTTCACCCTCAAGCCATCTCTCTCGCCCACCTCTCTTTGTTGCATACCTCTAATCCACGTTTCTTCTATTACCCTCCTCTTCCTGCCAGCCTATCCCAATCTCCCGAGTTCCATTTCATTTCGCTTGGAATATTCAGTCCCATTTTCTTATCCCACTTCCTGTCCCAGGTTGTGAAATACTGCCACTTGTCCATTcactaaaaataagaaaatcgtTGTTTGGATTCTCGCTTCAAACCTTTCAAATCTCTCACATATGTTAATAACAGTGAAAATATACATCtaataaaatttagaaaatttaactcaaagaaaaaagaagttgGAAAAGTGTTCCTAATGGTATATCACCATGAGCACTTCCATTCCTCGGTGGAGACCTTCCCTCTCACGTGAACATTTGCAAGCAACCATTTTGTTCCTAAATTCCAAAAGGCCCTCAATAGAATGTTAACGGGATTTTGAAGTGTTGTGGATATTTCTTCTCCTGGAGTCAgggagaaattttgttttgtctcagaaatttatgctttcCTTTTGCCAACTTCCACATTTTTCATGACTTTGATTTCCCTTGTGATTGCTTTCTTTTGTGGTAGGAATTCAAAGCATTACAATTGCTGAAGGTGCAATCTAGGTAGCATCTGTTCAATTAGTTTAAGTAGTTGCTGAACTATAACcgttttattaggaaaattgttCAAAGTGATAGAGGAGGTTGATCGTTGTTGAGGGATAGGGAATGAAGACTGTTTTCTTCCAACTTCTATCATTAGTATGTTTAAGGACTGGAAGTTAATGAGCTTGAGCACAAATAAAATTTTCGTAGTTTTAGTAAATGGACAAGTGGTGGCTTATTAGAATGTTGGATAGTGAGTGGGATATAAAAGTGGGATGGAAGATCCAAAGCACGTTTTTGTTAAGCCTGATCCCACCCTCTGCTGACACTGTTGCTGTTGCCTCATTTTGCTGTTATCCACTGCCTCAGCAACCGTCttctttttgtttcaaataTCCTCCGGCAGCCATTGGAACAGTTGTACTAATTCAGAAAGATATTGATCTAAATAGTTTGATGGTAAACTTTTCTATTTGGCTTGCAAGAGTTGAGCAAGCTGTATAGAATTTGGGTGAAGCACTGGCTGAGAGGTATGGGGGCTAACTATTTAGTTTGttacaaaaaagaataaaacaacGTTTGGAAAAGGGAGGCCTTTTTAGGTCAGCGGGTGATGGGacagttgcattttggaaatTTAATCACCTGGATGGTCACATTTGCTAAATGTGACTGCCCACCTTTTCTTGTTGCTGtgctaaaataaaagaaaaaagaaaagaaaattttggtggCAGTCATGTTTTAAATGTGGCTGCCTGCTTTAAAGTTTTTGTCCCCTCTCGCATCCCTTCTTCTTCTCCCCCTGTCCCCTCTTTCTAGCTAGCCACTTGTCTCTCTCTCCTCCTTCCACAACTAtcttttttcttccaaacataATGTTTCACAACAACAGAAAAGATGTTCAACTTTTCCATAAAACCTATCTTTGCAATAAAACCTGGCTAAGATGTCTAGCAACCCTGCCATCCTCAACATAAGGCGTGActgaaatcaaaatcataaGAAAATTGTAGCTAGTTTGACATTCAACTGAGTATATAGCATACAAGGAAATTATATCCTATGTCATAGGCAACATAAATATTTGCAATCTGGATTGTCATgtgaaaaagagggaaaaaaattatAGCACAAATGTATGTCTAGTACTGGCTAAAGAGCCCATAAAGGGCTTAAAAAAGTATATTGTGTGCTGCAGTAATGATTGTTAAATTACAAGTTTGCTTATATGTACACTAATTGTTTCCCTAAGGGGAgtgtatgtatataagttgaTCAGCACATAAAAGTGTAACTAAAGCAGGTTcctatgatttgagcaaataTGCATTACAAGGCAAGGAAGTAGGGTGATGTTCAAGAGCCTATTCATAGTTCATAAccccccttaaaaaaaaaaaaaaaaaaaaccagccaAGGTTAGTGTACTATCAGTGATTGCTTGTGTTAGTGACCCAACTTTTGTTGATAGAAGCCCATCGTAATAGGTCCCTCATGAAAGCCGAGATGACATGACTTAGATAGTAAGGGTAGATAAACACCTGCATTAGAGCTAGAGACATTCAATATAAATATGCTTGAGTGGAACTCGGCTGACAACTCTCTAGTTTCATTAAAGTACTGAAATTGAGCTAGGCCTTTTTATGGCCATCACCATTGGAGTTTAACCCATGTTTTGAGTCACGTACCTGCCTGCTGATCTTCTACTGTGCATCATCTATCATCTGTAGGTTGGATTTTCATAATGTGGTTAGGGAGGGGAGAAGAAGAAAGGGTGGGAGGGGGCCCACCAAAACTTTAAAGTAGGCGGTCCGcccatcaaaattttctttttttttcctcttcattatttttaacacaagaaaaaaatgggGCAGTTGAATGTAAGATGACCTTAAAGACAATAATCGTAAGATTCAATCTAAAGTGAGTGTTTACCATCCACTTTTTCATTTGGGAGTGGGTGAAAATAGCAGAACAACTTCAGTATTGTGAATATGAATTATGATATTCTGGTGGTGGTATGTGATAAGGGAAATTCTAGATGCTATTATGTGGTGAATTAATGCAGAAAATTAATTCTTTTTGATCAAGTGGCCTTTGTTCCATGTCTTTTTGTTTCCCTCCCTTGTGCTAAGCACTGTCAGTTCTTTAAGTGTCTTTTTTATGTTTATGAGCAAGACCATGGCTCCTGGATGTTTATGCGCATTTCCTTTGGGCACATCAGGTACGTTCAAGTTGACACTTCAGTTCACGGAAGATTACCCAAACAAGCCCCCAACTGTGCGATTTGTTTCTCGGATGTTTCATCCAAATAGTAAGCATGACTATTGTATAGAATATTCATTTAAAGGCTAATTTGGCATTATTCTAATTCAGGATTTATTATTTGAGCAGTTTATGCAGATGGAAGTATATGTCTTGATATTCTTCAAAATCAGTGGAGTCCAATATATGATGTTGCAGCGATACTAACCTCAATCCAGGTAAATCACATTGGAATTGTAGCAGATGATATTAGTTATGAGTCTGTTCTTTTTTTGTTGTCTATATGAGCCACCTTATTATGGGTATTTTCTTCATCTCAATGTTATCGCAGGATGGACATTTCAAATTCTGCATAGAATTGAATAATCGTAGAAATCGATTGCTTCCAGATTAGCCAATAATAGGCTGTTGGAGCAGTAATTTAGTCTGATTTTTAAATGCCAACTGAACAGACTATTTTAATAATAAGTTTGCTAATTAAGGCATAAAATATTTAACATGTATGTGTGAGGTCCACCTTCACTAATCTGCTTCTCGTTTGCTTCATTTTGGTATACTTATTTACATGATGCTGCCTTGTTGAGTCAACTTGCACTGAGCCCAAGATGCTACTCCTAGAAATAACAAGAATCTCATTGGCAATAAGTTAATATCTATTCCTCTTGGTAAGGAGGCACCTTTGACTTTGGTAACTGAGTTGCTAAGAAAATGTAGTTGGTGACTTGCTTTTGGTTCAAGGGAAACCGTGCAACTTTAAAAGATGCTAGAGTTGAAAATTTCACTACTCTGGGAACAGGATGGAGCAATTCCATTTTTTGTCTTTATTTCGACTTGAAGGGTGGGCTTGGTTTTAACACTGACAGGAAAGCATAGAAAGAGCCCTTGTTTGCTTAGATCTCTTAGTTCTTTGTTCCTAGGCAATATATGGAAgaggaaataaaaatgaatttagTGGCGTCTTGACTCGATAAGGTTCCTCCTCTGAAATTGAGTCTTCACGGAGGTGAGCATCCTTAGAAACTAAAGTGACCTCACTCGGTTTCAGAATTATACAATAGAATAATCAGGGCTATCAAAGTAAGCTGAACAAAGTGTATCTATTATCGTAATTTCattcttctctttccttttcatctCCAGTTCTGCATATGTGACGAGATAAGTCAGGCAGCGTTATTGCCACGTGGTTAATgaatttctttccctttctgATGCCCCTAACCCCTATCACTACTTGCTCTGACATATTTGGATGACTAATTCTTTATCTGGTCAAGCACATTATCTCTCCATGCCGTAAAATTGTTATGGAGTATGAATTTCCTTAAATGCTCCACCCTCCCATCACCATTGAATATTTCTTGGCCCATGCCCGGAGTCGTTACCTTAACTGCAAGGTGGGGGATGCCGAAGCCAGGGCTAGTGACTGGAGTAAGTTGTAATAAGGGAGGTAGCACATTGACTTGACATTTTCTGTCTACCACATGGACCTTTCTCACTGTTGCAGTTAGCAGTTGATACTTTGTCTGGGAATGGCTCAAGATATTATTAATCATGGGCTCTTTTTTAGAATACAGTTATAAGTGGTTTTGCTTTTTGCAGTCTCTACTGTGCGATCCAAATCCTAATTCTCCAGCAAATTCTGAAGCTGCACGCCTGTTTAGCGAGAATAAGCGTGAATACAACCGCAGAGTCAGGGAAATTGTGGAACAGAGCTGGACTGCCGACTGATACTGTTGTGAGGCCTGCATTGGTACCAGGGATGATCTCATCCTGTTGTTGTGGGCCTGTTTAAGTTTCATCTGTCAATTTAAAGACCTTTATGCTGGCTTTCTTGAATCAAAACTCGATACTCCGGTCCTACTATATTTGTTAGGACTATTTATTTGGTATGACTTGCTGTATTTCATCATCTAGCTCCTGTAaaataggatttttctgttGTAAGCTGTCATGGGATACATAGACATTCTGTTCCTATAAATATTGTTGTCTTGTGACATGATTCAATATGCCTTTGTGTTTTGGTTTAGTCATCAAATGTGCTTTTGATGCTTTGGTGAGAAGATTCACATTTGGCAAGCTTGTAATCCCAGTAGGACTTAAGAATGCTTTACAACTATCAGGCAACAAATGactctagaaaaaaaaatgcgtATTCGTTTATATTTGCTGAGCAGTGTTCACTTAAAA encodes:
- the LOC113742180 gene encoding ubiquitin-conjugating enzyme E2 2, which encodes MSTPARKRLMRDFKRLQQDPPAGISGAPQDNNIMLWNAVIFGPDDTPWDGGTFKLTLQFTEDYPNKPPTVRFVSRMFHPNIYADGSICLDILQNQWSPIYDVAAILTSIQSLLCDPNPNSPANSEAARLFSENKREYNRRVREIVEQSWTAD